One window of Candidatus Eisenbacteria bacterium genomic DNA carries:
- a CDS encoding acyl-CoA dehydrogenase family protein: MSEAKPQVSEQEARAVAEGARESSWEAPSFVRELFLGRLDLGLVHPWPEPDADEQKRAAEFLAVLGRFARERIDGEQIERDAKIPESVVQGLRDIGAFGIKIPREYGGLGLSQFTYCRAMSLLSTVNSSVVALLSAHQSIGVPGPVKMFGTEEQKKRFLPRLAKGAISAFALTEEEVGSDPARMTTTAVPTPDGSAWILNGNKLWITNGTVAELMVVMARTPGKDGRPGPITAFVVESNSPGFEVTHRLGFMGLRGIENATLKFTNVRVPKENLLWGEGKGLKLALITLNTGRLTLPATMAALGKWCLGICRQFGNERAQWGKPVGKHDAVAQMLAKMASDTYAMEAVADLGCLLADRGRSDIRLEAAIGKLWNTDLAWALCDDAMQIRGGRGYETAPSLASRGEAPVPLERAMRDLRINRIFEGSNQVMRLFIAREALDLHLTVAGDVVMPNVPLGRRLAGLVRSAVFYLGWYPSRWLGWGRWPQYAEFGPLADHVRWVERTARRLARQVFHLMVVHGPALERRQMLLFRAVDVGAELFAMVAVCSRALRDTRRGVGAGGAMELADVFCRAARRRVESLFAAIAANDDERNYRTARGVLESRFDWLEEGIVAAPASGPAADRRGTAAS, translated from the coding sequence ATGAGCGAAGCCAAGCCGCAGGTCAGCGAGCAGGAGGCCCGCGCCGTCGCCGAAGGCGCGCGCGAGAGCTCCTGGGAAGCGCCGTCGTTCGTCCGCGAACTGTTCCTGGGCCGGCTCGATCTGGGCCTGGTCCACCCGTGGCCGGAGCCGGATGCCGACGAGCAGAAGCGCGCGGCCGAGTTCCTGGCCGTGCTCGGGCGCTTCGCGCGGGAGCGGATCGACGGCGAGCAGATCGAGCGCGACGCGAAGATCCCCGAGTCGGTAGTTCAGGGCCTGCGCGACATCGGCGCGTTCGGAATCAAGATCCCGCGCGAGTACGGCGGGCTCGGCCTTTCGCAGTTCACCTACTGCCGGGCCATGTCGCTGCTCTCGACCGTCAACTCCTCGGTCGTCGCGCTGCTGTCGGCGCACCAGTCCATCGGCGTTCCCGGTCCGGTCAAGATGTTCGGAACCGAGGAGCAGAAGAAGCGCTTCCTGCCCCGGCTCGCGAAGGGCGCCATCTCGGCGTTCGCGCTCACCGAGGAGGAGGTCGGCTCGGATCCCGCGCGCATGACGACCACGGCGGTGCCGACGCCCGACGGCAGCGCGTGGATCCTGAACGGCAACAAGCTGTGGATCACGAACGGCACGGTCGCGGAGCTGATGGTCGTGATGGCGCGCACGCCCGGCAAGGACGGCCGGCCGGGCCCGATCACCGCGTTCGTCGTCGAGTCGAACAGCCCCGGCTTCGAGGTCACGCACCGGCTCGGCTTCATGGGTCTGCGCGGCATCGAGAACGCGACGCTCAAGTTCACCAACGTGCGCGTGCCGAAGGAGAACCTGCTGTGGGGCGAGGGCAAGGGCCTCAAGCTGGCGCTCATCACGCTCAACACCGGCCGGCTGACGCTGCCCGCGACCATGGCCGCGCTCGGCAAGTGGTGCCTGGGCATCTGCCGCCAGTTCGGCAACGAGCGGGCGCAGTGGGGAAAGCCGGTGGGAAAGCACGACGCCGTCGCGCAGATGCTGGCGAAGATGGCGTCCGACACCTACGCGATGGAGGCGGTCGCGGACCTGGGCTGCCTTCTGGCCGACCGCGGACGAAGCGACATCCGGCTCGAGGCGGCGATCGGCAAGCTGTGGAACACCGACCTCGCCTGGGCGCTGTGCGATGACGCGATGCAGATTCGCGGCGGCCGCGGCTACGAGACCGCGCCGAGCCTCGCCTCGCGCGGCGAGGCTCCGGTGCCGCTCGAGCGGGCGATGCGCGACCTGCGCATCAACCGCATCTTCGAAGGCTCGAACCAGGTCATGCGGCTGTTCATCGCCCGCGAGGCGCTGGACCTCCACCTCACGGTGGCGGGTGACGTCGTGATGCCGAACGTGCCCCTGGGCCGGCGGCTCGCGGGGCTCGTCCGATCGGCGGTCTTCTATCTCGGCTGGTATCCGTCGCGCTGGCTCGGCTGGGGGCGCTGGCCGCAGTACGCGGAGTTCGGGCCGCTCGCGGACCACGTCCGCTGGGTCGAACGCACCGCGCGGCGGCTCGCACGGCAGGTCTTCCACCTGATGGTCGTGCACGGCCCGGCGCTCGAGCGCCGTCAGATGCTGCTCTTCCGCGCCGTGGACGTGGGCGCCGAACTGTTCGCGATGGTGGCGGTGTGCTCGCGCGCCCTCCGCGACACGCGTCGCGGCGTGGGCGCGGGCGGCGCGATGGAACTGGCCGACGTGTTCTGCCGCGCGGCACGGCGGCGTGTCGAGTCGCTGTTCGCGGCCATCGCGGCGAACGACGACGAGCGCAACTACCGCACCGCCCGCGGCGTGCTCGAGTCGCGCTTCGACTGGCTCGAGGAAGGCATCGTCGCCGCGCCGGCGTCCGGGCCCGCGGCCGACCGGCGGGGCACCGCGGCGAGCTGA
- a CDS encoding right-handed parallel beta-helix repeat-containing protein, translated as MRHTRVLMLAAASALLASSASAQVVQVSTNVNANTTWGPTGTVVGTTFRIMNNISIGAGVTLTIQPGVVVKFNGGAQLAVNGALQAVGTAGSNIYFTSIKDDNNPAGDTNADGNATTPATADWNSIVFADGTVDGSSALTYCDIRYAGSSNYGALDFNNCSHPVTNCVIRKSTYGIDCGGSAAPTLNSTSIEASTYTPVVIDFTANPAFSSLAFSTANNGYDAIGIRGGTLATATSLTKRGATVGVNPITNVTYVLLGSLTINAGGSLTIAPGVVIKPIAAYSFLVGSGGNLTMNGTAAAGDTITITSIHDDNFGSPNDTNNNGSITAPSRGDWGQIVFAQGATGSIQRCRLKFGTTNNAGGMVQMTNNNIGVSNTLLSEAGHGLALFGTSNPAISDVAINNCSSTPILMSVAANPTLTNVSFLANAITAIGLHGEDVAVNSVIPQRNTGGFANITYYLMNGALHVLSGVTLTISPGVVIKNQGGGGGIVCDGALVADGTSVAPIVFTSLYDDQYGNPADTNGDGATTTPSSGNWQYLRFTGTSNDATCVLDFCRISYGGYYTGDGWPPGVWTTSASPRITNSSFFKCPYGIRVDGDGAPIIDGNTFDNLTYAPIAMSVLSDPQISTNNTYTTNGYNALALLSETLSQNARIRYRPNVGNAASPTFAYLPTGTITVASGVTLTVDPQVVLKPTSSFVVFDVDGSLNLVGSNGTTGRIFFTSRRDDAIAGDTTPTDASTPQAGDWGSIQFDDTAVDASCVVRYCLFQFGGPAQTSGVLTTNSAGPRFARLEFFQNRTAFTFTGTSQPSLDSLTILNCTQLPIVSSLISNPTYGQHITFANNAYLALGILSETIAQDVRTRVAKIGPYSNLNYAPAGNLTIAFGAKWTIDPGVVLKFGRVFNDPVGTYIDVSGAISAVGKPDSLIVFTSLADDAFGQDVMNDGAASTPQPGQWYGIQLEAVSSDVANSFQHCRFRYGSYSGGVLSFVSAGPTLSNCQFSENWAAPVYIEGASTPVFNNCDFDSTRAAGIGLPVFMSIVSDPVFNNCTFVGNWYTALGVIGESVAQDVLWKIRPVAGRENMPYFLNSQLTIGLGATLSIQPGVQVKLSGGGSVLVQRAISAVGRTDPESLIVFTSYRDDFYGGDSNNDGSLTAPAPGDWYYATIDGTAIDPQVVFRNCVFRYGGSGSSYGALRCVNSSPTIDSTLFAYNQVGISVEGSSNPVVHGCSIYGNTYYGINNTGAAFCVNAEGNWWGAPSGPNDASATADLCGLGTNAGTGDIVSNNVDYLPFATSGIQNALLGDVSLNGQVLAYDASLVLQYAVSAISLSPLQLLVGDVSGAAGVTAFDASLILQYVAGVIPAFPAAANGAQRAADVVAAREFARRAQGRFEVTLGDARREGDEWLVPVTVTGDAPIWALELRLAGGDAGSLADVTASDGERVLRAARPGEGAAAAALAALEPLTAGEVAVLRFPAAAADFQAPRLAFARVNENAVTLSVAPAAPALSFLGRPSPNPVRESSVLRLAIAPSDAGAPARVRVMDVTGRAVRTLHDGPLAAGVHPLTWDLTSDAGRAVPAGLYFVRANLRGGVFTQRLIVVR; from the coding sequence ATGCGCCACACTCGCGTTCTCATGCTCGCCGCGGCGTCCGCGTTGCTCGCGTCCTCCGCGTCCGCCCAGGTCGTCCAGGTCTCCACGAACGTCAACGCGAACACGACCTGGGGGCCGACGGGCACCGTCGTCGGCACGACCTTCCGCATCATGAACAACATCTCGATCGGCGCGGGCGTCACGCTCACCATCCAGCCCGGGGTGGTCGTGAAGTTCAACGGCGGGGCCCAGCTCGCGGTGAACGGCGCCCTGCAGGCCGTGGGTACGGCGGGCAGCAACATCTACTTCACCTCCATCAAGGACGACAACAACCCGGCCGGCGACACGAACGCCGACGGCAACGCCACGACGCCGGCGACCGCCGACTGGAACAGCATCGTGTTCGCGGACGGGACCGTGGACGGAAGCTCGGCGCTGACCTACTGCGACATCCGCTACGCGGGCTCGTCGAACTACGGCGCACTCGACTTCAACAACTGCAGCCATCCGGTGACGAACTGCGTGATCCGCAAGTCCACCTACGGCATTGATTGCGGCGGATCCGCGGCGCCGACGCTGAACAGCACCAGCATCGAAGCCTCGACCTACACGCCGGTCGTGATCGACTTCACGGCCAACCCCGCGTTCTCGAGCCTCGCGTTCTCGACCGCGAACAACGGCTACGACGCGATTGGCATTCGCGGCGGCACACTGGCGACCGCCACCTCACTCACGAAGCGCGGCGCCACGGTCGGCGTGAATCCGATCACGAACGTCACCTACGTCCTGCTCGGCTCGCTGACGATTAATGCGGGCGGCAGCCTGACGATCGCGCCGGGCGTCGTCATCAAGCCGATCGCCGCGTACTCGTTCCTCGTCGGCAGCGGTGGCAACCTGACGATGAACGGCACGGCGGCCGCCGGGGACACGATCACGATCACCTCGATCCACGACGACAACTTCGGCTCGCCGAACGACACCAACAACAACGGCTCGATCACCGCGCCCTCGCGCGGCGACTGGGGCCAGATCGTGTTCGCGCAGGGCGCGACCGGCTCGATCCAGCGCTGCCGGCTCAAGTTCGGGACCACGAATAACGCCGGCGGCATGGTGCAGATGACCAACAACAACATCGGCGTCTCCAACACGCTGCTCTCGGAGGCCGGGCACGGGCTCGCGCTCTTCGGCACCTCGAACCCGGCGATCAGCGACGTGGCGATCAACAACTGCTCGTCCACGCCGATCCTGATGTCGGTCGCGGCGAACCCGACGCTCACGAACGTCAGCTTCCTCGCCAACGCGATCACCGCGATCGGACTCCACGGCGAGGACGTCGCCGTCAACTCGGTGATCCCGCAGCGCAACACCGGTGGCTTCGCCAACATCACGTACTACCTGATGAACGGCGCGCTGCACGTCCTGAGCGGAGTGACCCTGACGATCAGCCCGGGCGTCGTCATCAAGAATCAGGGCGGCGGCGGCGGCATCGTCTGCGATGGCGCGCTGGTGGCCGACGGCACGTCGGTCGCGCCCATCGTGTTCACCTCGCTGTACGACGACCAGTACGGCAACCCCGCCGACACGAACGGCGATGGCGCGACGACGACGCCGTCGTCCGGCAACTGGCAGTACCTCCGCTTCACCGGCACGTCGAACGACGCGACCTGCGTGCTGGACTTCTGCCGGATTTCGTACGGCGGCTACTACACGGGCGACGGCTGGCCGCCCGGCGTGTGGACGACCAGCGCCAGCCCGCGAATCACGAACAGCTCCTTCTTCAAGTGCCCCTACGGCATCCGCGTGGACGGCGACGGCGCCCCGATCATCGACGGGAACACCTTCGACAACCTCACCTACGCGCCGATCGCGATGAGCGTGCTGTCGGACCCGCAGATCAGCACGAACAACACCTACACGACGAACGGCTACAACGCGCTGGCGCTGTTGTCCGAAACGCTGTCGCAGAACGCGCGCATCCGGTACCGGCCGAACGTGGGAAACGCGGCCAGCCCCACGTTCGCGTACCTGCCGACCGGCACCATCACCGTGGCCAGCGGGGTCACGCTGACCGTGGATCCGCAGGTCGTTCTCAAGCCCACCAGTTCGTTCGTCGTGTTCGACGTGGACGGTTCGCTCAATTTGGTCGGATCGAACGGGACGACGGGCCGCATCTTCTTCACCTCGAGGCGCGACGACGCGATCGCGGGCGACACCACCCCCACCGACGCCTCGACCCCGCAGGCCGGTGACTGGGGCAGCATTCAGTTCGACGACACGGCCGTGGACGCGTCGTGCGTCGTGCGCTACTGCCTGTTCCAGTTCGGCGGCCCCGCGCAGACCTCCGGCGTGCTGACCACGAACAGCGCCGGCCCGCGTTTCGCGCGCCTCGAGTTCTTCCAGAACCGCACGGCGTTCACGTTCACCGGGACGTCGCAGCCCTCGCTGGACTCGCTGACGATCCTCAACTGCACGCAGCTTCCGATCGTCTCGTCGTTGATCAGCAACCCGACGTACGGGCAGCACATCACGTTCGCGAACAACGCCTACCTCGCGCTCGGCATTCTGTCCGAGACGATCGCCCAGGACGTCCGCACGAGGGTCGCGAAGATCGGCCCCTACTCGAATCTCAACTACGCGCCCGCCGGCAACCTGACGATCGCGTTCGGCGCGAAGTGGACGATCGACCCGGGCGTGGTGCTCAAGTTCGGGCGCGTCTTCAACGACCCGGTCGGAACGTACATCGACGTCTCGGGCGCCATCTCGGCCGTCGGCAAGCCCGACAGCCTGATCGTCTTCACCTCGCTCGCCGACGACGCGTTCGGGCAGGACGTGATGAACGACGGCGCCGCGTCCACGCCGCAACCCGGCCAGTGGTACGGCATCCAGCTGGAGGCGGTCAGCAGCGACGTCGCCAACAGCTTCCAGCATTGCCGCTTCCGCTATGGCAGCTACAGCGGCGGTGTCCTCAGCTTCGTCAGCGCCGGTCCGACGCTTTCGAACTGCCAGTTCAGCGAGAACTGGGCGGCACCCGTCTACATCGAGGGCGCCTCCACACCGGTCTTCAACAACTGCGATTTCGATTCGACCCGGGCGGCGGGCATCGGGCTGCCGGTGTTCATGTCCATCGTCAGCGACCCGGTGTTCAACAACTGCACCTTCGTGGGCAACTGGTACACCGCCCTCGGCGTCATCGGCGAGAGCGTGGCCCAGGACGTGCTCTGGAAGATCCGCCCGGTCGCCGGCCGCGAGAACATGCCCTACTTCCTCAATTCCCAGCTGACCATCGGTCTCGGCGCGACGCTGTCGATCCAGCCGGGCGTGCAGGTGAAGCTGAGCGGCGGCGGCTCCGTTCTGGTGCAACGCGCGATCAGCGCCGTGGGCCGGACCGATCCCGAGAGCCTGATCGTGTTCACCTCGTACCGTGACGACTTCTACGGCGGAGACTCGAACAACGACGGCTCGCTGACCGCTCCCGCCCCGGGCGACTGGTACTACGCGACCATCGACGGCACCGCGATCGACCCGCAGGTCGTCTTCCGCAACTGCGTCTTCCGCTACGGCGGCAGCGGCTCGAGCTACGGCGCGCTTCGCTGCGTGAATTCCTCGCCGACGATCGATTCGACGCTTTTCGCCTACAACCAGGTGGGCATCTCGGTCGAGGGCTCCAGCAATCCGGTCGTGCACGGCTGTTCGATCTACGGCAACACCTACTACGGCATCAACAACACCGGCGCCGCGTTCTGCGTGAACGCCGAGGGCAACTGGTGGGGCGCCCCTTCGGGCCCGAACGACGCTTCGGCGACCGCCGATCTGTGCGGGCTCGGCACGAACGCGGGCACGGGCGACATCGTCAGCAACAACGTGGACTACCTGCCGTTCGCGACCAGCGGCATCCAGAACGCGCTGCTCGGCGACGTGTCGCTGAACGGGCAGGTGCTCGCCTACGACGCCTCGCTCGTGCTGCAGTACGCCGTTTCCGCCATCAGCCTGAGTCCGCTCCAACTGCTCGTCGGCGACGTGAGCGGCGCGGCCGGCGTCACCGCGTTCGATGCTTCGCTGATCCTCCAGTACGTGGCCGGGGTCATCCCGGCGTTCCCCGCCGCGGCGAACGGCGCGCAGCGCGCCGCGGACGTGGTGGCGGCCCGCGAGTTCGCGCGCCGCGCGCAGGGACGCTTCGAGGTGACCCTCGGCGACGCCCGCCGCGAGGGCGACGAATGGCTCGTGCCGGTGACCGTGACCGGCGACGCGCCGATCTGGGCGCTCGAGCTGCGGCTGGCCGGCGGCGACGCCGGCTCGCTCGCGGACGTGACGGCCTCCGACGGCGAGCGCGTGCTGCGGGCGGCGCGGCCCGGCGAGGGTGCCGCGGCGGCGGCGCTCGCGGCCCTCGAACCGCTGACCGCGGGCGAGGTGGCCGTGCTGCGCTTCCCGGCCGCAGCGGCGGACTTTCAGGCGCCGCGGCTCGCGTTCGCGCGTGTCAACGAGAACGCCGTGACGCTGTCGGTCGCGCCGGCGGCGCCGGCGCTCAGCTTCCTCGGGCGGCCGTCGCCGAACCCGGTGCGCGAGTCCTCCGTGCTGCGGCTCGCCATCGCCCCGTCCGACGCCGGCGCGCCGGCGCGGGTGCGCGTCATGGACGTCACGGGCCGGGCGGTGCGCACGCTCCACGACGGGCCGCTCGCCGCCGGAGTCCACCCGCTGACCTGGGACCTCACCTCCGATGCCGGGCGGGCCGTGCCCGCCGGACTCTACTTCGTCCGCGCGAACCTCCGGGGAGGCGTCTTCACGCAGCGTCTCATCGTGGTCCGCTGA
- a CDS encoding DNA translocase FtsK 4TM domain-containing protein yields MLAVLLGAFAVLATASIATFHVPLEGEAPWRTANACGPVGAALAYGLVWIFGRAAAFGVPLLALVWSWNRLRNRPAPPLVATSAMGVLLVFEICALFGLAGLDRWTWAGAWGLAGALALQASLGHMGSWITAGALLLLSVLAASEMGFHWIGRLAHGLVLSPARGLAGGIGGAFTRWRDARAESARRAAKSGAREARGRRSKTAGGAEVTASSAPAPKIDTPASAPAVPAAAATQLELPAPPPVIKKAVAPRPRPLEAERPTGPAPTEALPPLSLLELPKQPEDLVTAADLTAQANLLVSKLGDFGIQGRVTEIHPGPVVTMFEFEPAAGVKVNSIVALEDDLALALRASRIRVIAPLPGKGTVGVEIPNPRRRTVYLREVLSSQAYDQSDAALKVPLGVDVNGQPFVADLTRMPHVLVAGSTGAGKSVCLNSVITGLLFQHDPSSLQLVMIDPKMVELSMFNGVPHLVWPVVTDAKVASKTLRKMVGEMETRYKLLAGCGARNIDTYNERVAEGKLPPPENGQRPPQRLGYVVVIIDELADLMLTAPAEIEEPIARLAQMARAVGIHLVLATQRPSVDVITGVIKANFPSRIAFRVASKTDSRTVLDMNGAENLLGMGDMLFLPMGKSEPVRVHGGFVSEEETARVVDFWRAKAAALAAPPPPPLATDVNAPLDEEEEEEGDGFMDDELVPEAARLVVMHNQGSTSLLQRRLKVGYSRAGRLMDQLEQLGVVGPFNGSKARDVLVDQHWLQQKGFE; encoded by the coding sequence ATGCTCGCGGTGCTCCTCGGGGCGTTCGCCGTCCTCGCGACCGCCAGCATCGCCACCTTCCATGTCCCGCTCGAGGGCGAGGCCCCGTGGCGGACCGCGAACGCCTGCGGTCCGGTGGGCGCGGCGCTCGCCTACGGGCTCGTCTGGATCTTCGGGCGCGCCGCGGCGTTCGGAGTGCCGCTGCTCGCGCTGGTGTGGAGCTGGAACCGGCTTCGCAACCGGCCCGCGCCGCCGCTCGTCGCCACGAGCGCGATGGGCGTGCTGCTGGTCTTCGAGATCTGCGCTCTCTTCGGCCTCGCCGGGCTCGACCGCTGGACCTGGGCGGGAGCGTGGGGGCTCGCGGGGGCGCTCGCGCTGCAGGCTTCGCTCGGGCACATGGGCTCCTGGATCACGGCCGGCGCGTTGCTCCTGCTCTCCGTGCTGGCGGCGAGCGAGATGGGCTTTCACTGGATCGGGCGGCTCGCGCACGGACTGGTGCTGAGCCCGGCCCGCGGCCTCGCCGGCGGGATCGGCGGCGCATTCACCCGCTGGCGCGACGCCCGCGCCGAGTCCGCGCGCCGCGCCGCGAAGAGCGGCGCCCGGGAGGCGCGCGGCCGCAGGTCGAAGACGGCCGGCGGCGCCGAGGTCACCGCCTCGTCCGCGCCCGCGCCGAAGATCGACACGCCCGCGTCCGCGCCTGCGGTGCCGGCTGCCGCCGCGACGCAGCTCGAGCTTCCTGCACCGCCGCCCGTCATCAAGAAGGCGGTGGCGCCCAGGCCGCGGCCGCTCGAGGCCGAGCGCCCGACCGGACCCGCGCCGACCGAGGCGCTGCCGCCGCTCAGCCTGCTCGAGCTGCCGAAGCAGCCCGAGGATCTGGTGACGGCCGCCGACCTGACCGCGCAGGCCAACCTGCTCGTCTCCAAGCTCGGGGACTTCGGCATCCAGGGCCGCGTGACCGAGATCCATCCGGGTCCGGTCGTGACGATGTTCGAGTTCGAACCCGCGGCGGGCGTCAAGGTGAACTCGATCGTGGCGCTCGAGGACGACCTGGCGCTGGCGCTGCGGGCCAGCCGCATTCGCGTCATCGCCCCGCTCCCGGGCAAGGGCACCGTCGGGGTGGAAATCCCGAACCCGAGGCGGCGGACGGTGTATCTGCGCGAGGTGCTCTCCTCGCAGGCGTACGACCAGAGCGACGCGGCGCTCAAGGTGCCGCTGGGCGTGGATGTGAACGGTCAGCCGTTCGTGGCCGACCTGACCCGGATGCCGCACGTGCTGGTCGCGGGCTCGACCGGCGCGGGCAAGAGCGTGTGCCTGAACTCGGTCATCACCGGCCTGCTCTTCCAGCACGACCCGTCGTCGCTGCAACTGGTGATGATCGACCCGAAGATGGTCGAGCTGTCCATGTTCAACGGCGTGCCGCACCTGGTCTGGCCGGTCGTGACCGACGCGAAGGTGGCCTCGAAGACGCTGCGCAAGATGGTCGGCGAGATGGAGACGCGCTACAAGCTGCTGGCGGGCTGCGGCGCGCGGAACATCGACACCTACAACGAGCGCGTCGCCGAGGGAAAGCTGCCGCCGCCCGAGAACGGGCAGCGCCCGCCGCAGCGGCTCGGCTACGTGGTCGTCATCATCGACGAGCTGGCCGACCTGATGCTCACCGCCCCGGCCGAGATCGAGGAGCCGATCGCGCGGCTCGCGCAGATGGCCCGCGCCGTCGGCATCCACCTCGTGCTCGCCACGCAGCGCCCCTCGGTGGACGTCATCACCGGCGTCATCAAGGCGAACTTCCCGTCGCGCATCGCCTTCCGCGTCGCCTCGAAGACCGATTCGCGGACCGTGCTCGACATGAACGGCGCCGAGAACCTGCTCGGCATGGGGGACATGCTGTTCCTGCCGATGGGCAAGTCCGAGCCCGTGCGCGTGCACGGCGGTTTCGTTTCCGAGGAGGAGACGGCGCGCGTCGTGGATTTCTGGAGGGCCAAGGCCGCCGCGCTCGCAGCCCCGCCACCCCCGCCGCTGGCGACCGACGTGAACGCGCCGCTGGACGAGGAGGAGGAGGAGGAAGGCGACGGATTCATGGACGACGAGCTCGTGCCCGAGGCGGCGCGCCTCGTGGTCATGCACAACCAGGGTTCCACCTCGCTGCTGCAGCGGCGCCTCAAGGTGGGCTACTCGCGCGCGGGCCGGCTGATGGACCAGCTCGAGCAGCTCGGGGTGGTGGGACCGTTCAACGGCAGCAAGGCGCGCGACGTGCTGGTGGACCAGCACTGGCTGCAGCAGAAGGGGTTCGAGTGA
- the rimO gene encoding 30S ribosomal protein S12 methylthiotransferase RimO — MTKSGRAGAPALAFVTLGCPKNTVDSEHMLGALVQDGFRTVADVAEADVAVVNTCAFLQSAVRESKDAIARVAELKASGRLRALIVTGCLAQRAGASLLEEFPGVDAVLGTGHWKDIVSAARHCLSGSRERIVDTSYPGGAVDQLTPRALSTPRHIAYLKISEGCDHRCTFCIIPRLRGDQKSRTIESLVAEAEQLAALGVRELNLIGQDTTGYGTDLPGRPALAELLAALDAVEGLHWIRVQYTYPRLWDDRLISTWANARRVVPYVDMPLQHIAQDLLRRMGRAMTETQTRELVRRIKRGIPGVAFRTNFIVGFPGETTEHFETLLRYVEEEPFDNLVVFGYEREPETPSHAMEPRVPYATRRSRRARLLALQQRLSHDRLTRRIGERLTVMVDGPAPGTGRGGPSQWAARTAGSAFEVDGGVVVEGENLVPGQLATVRVTGAAAYDLFARVERPAEPALNILPC; from the coding sequence GTGACGAAGTCCGGCCGCGCCGGAGCGCCGGCGCTCGCGTTCGTGACCCTGGGCTGCCCGAAGAACACGGTGGACTCCGAACACATGCTCGGCGCGCTCGTGCAGGACGGCTTCCGCACCGTCGCCGACGTGGCCGAGGCCGACGTCGCGGTCGTCAACACCTGCGCGTTCCTGCAGAGCGCGGTTCGCGAATCGAAGGACGCGATCGCCCGCGTGGCCGAGCTCAAGGCGTCCGGGCGGCTGCGGGCGCTGATCGTCACCGGCTGCCTCGCCCAGCGCGCGGGCGCTTCGCTGCTCGAGGAGTTCCCCGGAGTGGACGCGGTGCTCGGCACCGGCCACTGGAAGGACATCGTCTCGGCGGCGCGCCATTGCCTGAGCGGCTCGCGCGAGCGGATCGTCGACACCTCGTATCCGGGCGGCGCCGTGGACCAGCTGACGCCGCGGGCGCTCAGCACCCCGCGCCACATCGCCTACCTCAAGATCAGCGAGGGCTGCGACCACCGCTGCACGTTCTGCATCATCCCGCGCCTGCGCGGAGACCAGAAGAGCCGCACGATCGAGTCGCTGGTCGCCGAAGCGGAACAACTCGCCGCCCTCGGCGTCCGGGAGCTGAACCTGATCGGCCAGGACACGACCGGTTACGGCACCGACCTGCCCGGCCGGCCGGCGCTCGCCGAACTGCTCGCCGCCCTCGACGCGGTGGAGGGGCTCCACTGGATCCGGGTCCAGTACACCTACCCGCGGCTCTGGGACGACCGGCTGATCTCGACCTGGGCGAACGCGCGGCGGGTCGTGCCGTACGTGGACATGCCGCTCCAGCACATCGCGCAGGACCTGCTGCGCCGGATGGGCCGCGCCATGACCGAAACCCAGACCCGCGAGCTGGTGCGGAGGATCAAGCGGGGCATTCCGGGCGTGGCGTTCCGCACCAACTTCATCGTAGGCTTCCCCGGCGAAACGACCGAGCACTTCGAGACCCTCCTGCGCTACGTCGAGGAGGAGCCGTTCGACAACCTCGTGGTGTTCGGCTACGAACGCGAGCCGGAAACGCCCTCGCACGCCATGGAACCGCGCGTCCCGTACGCGACCCGGCGCTCGCGGCGGGCGCGGCTGCTCGCGCTGCAGCAGCGCCTTTCGCACGACCGGCTGACGCGCCGCATCGGCGAGCGGCTGACGGTGATGGTGGACGGTCCCGCGCCCGGGACCGGGCGCGGGGGGCCTTCGCAGTGGGCCGCCCGCACGGCGGGCTCGGCCTTCGAAGTGGACGGTGGAGTGGTGGTGGAGGGGGAGAACCTCGTTCCAGGGCAGCTCGCGACGGTGCGCGTCACCGGGGCGGCCGCCTACGATCTGTTCGCGCGGGTGGAGCGGCCTGCCGAGCCCGCGCTCAACATCCTGCCGTGCTGA